A window from Argopecten irradians isolate NY chromosome 3, Ai_NY, whole genome shotgun sequence encodes these proteins:
- the LOC138319263 gene encoding probable G-protein coupled receptor No18, protein MEDDFTSTSSFSTDVDTTTTSFTTQMANLASTTTNMNFSNYSDNTLTPEVMIRMLSISKFERLVPAVVYTAILMAIGTPGNAIVWFIYYSRWRRSSTRIFILALATLDLINCVLTLPVEIFMLFNYIVFDHSFICKLSRFTTYTCNSAAALILIAIAVDRYQRICKPHENAISTRTSKLICWLSVILSLITTWPSLVIYGTQDYPVLGVVLKVCLIENAYVTTAYPLAYFTFNCICTLINFVTLTVLYIFVGARVCARWKFRTTSVRSFSSVSMDDDDDYPTERHSLKKQSKRSVSKEPPPSPRAAIKMAFIDLKSTFKRTKSTVSDKRVLRIGKTTLMLFLVTLMYIVSFLPFLGIAIHRSINPMAFARQQKVNEMVYHVFLRSYLLNCAINPIIYSFCNDIFRKECVSLFKRIFCCKRTY, encoded by the coding sequence ATGGAGGACGACTTTACTTCCACTTCCTCTTTTTCCACTGATGTCGATACTACCACTACGTCATTTACAACACAAATGGCGAACCTGGcttcaacaacaacaaatatgaATTTTTCAAACTATTCGGATAATACTTTAACACCGGAAGTAATGATACGCATGCTTAGTATAAGTAAGTTCGAACGACTGGTTCCTGCCGTCGTGTACACCGCTATCTTGATGGCGATAGGAACGCCGGGTAACGCCATTGTTTGGTTTATCTATTATTCTAGATGGCGCCGTAGTTCTACAAGGATTTTTATTTTGGCGTTGGCTACATTGGATCTTATCAACTGTGTTTTAACACTTCCTGTTGAAATATTCATGCTATTCAACTACATCGTGTTTGATCACAGTTTCATCTGTAAACTGTCCCGTTTTACTACTTACACGTGTAACAGTGCGGCAGCTCTCATTCTCATAGCCATTGCCGTAGACCGGTATCAGAGGATATGTAAACCGCACGAGAACGCCATATCCACCCGGACCTCCAAGCTCATCTGCTGGTTGTCCGTCATATTGTCCCTGATAACAACATGGCCTTCCCTTGTGATTTACGGGACGCAGGATTATCCTGTTCTGGGTGTGGTTCTGAAGGTGTGTCTAATAGAGAACGCGTATGTCACTACAGCCTATCCTCTGGCCTATTTCACCTTTAACTGTATCTGCACACTCATCAACTTTGTCACCCTCACTGTGCTTTACATATTCGTGGGTGCTCGCGTGTGCGCGCGATGGAAATTCAGGACCACGTCCGTGCGTTCTTTTTCTTCTGTGTCAATGGATGATGACGACGATTATCCAACGGAAAGACATTCTTTAAAGAAACAAAGTAAACGTAGTGTCAGCAAAGAACCACCTCCAAGTCCACGTGCTGCTATCAAAATGGCGTTTATTGATCTCAAATCCACCTTCAAACGTACGAAAAGTACCGTATCGGACAAAAGAGTGTTACGAATAGGTAAGACTACGTTGATGCTGTTTCTGGTGACCCTGATGTATATCGTCAGTTTCCTGCCGTTTCTCGGCATCGCAATACACCGTTCTATAAATCCCATGGCCTTTGCGAGACAACAGAAGGTTAACGAGATGGTATACCATGTGTTCCTAAGGTCCTATCTTCTCAACTGTGCGATCAACCCTATCATATACTCCTTCTGTAACGATATCTTCCGTAAGGAGTGTGTCTCTCTCTTTAAGAGAATATTTTGTTGCAAGAGAACCTATTAG